One window from the genome of Malus domestica chromosome 01, GDT2T_hap1 encodes:
- the LOC103437252 gene encoding uncharacterized protein, with translation MGFLKEEKSKRVLRGVKTVFFLITMLISLLLFSAPILLVIADTLVPSAILSASSSSSLISFETLSSHFNNYDFRSSLVDIPLISIIRSAVIFCVYSFCDGRRLSHGPYLGITTMCSVLSLVFVSLKASFVFGASGVERAEYVRATDIALFVCSLVLAVGHIVVAYRTSCRERRKLWVYKIDIEAVSACKNGFPRYQKLLKEERVK, from the exons ATGGGTTTTTTGAAGGAAGAGAAATCGAAGAGGGTTCTGAGGGGGGTTAAGACTGTGTTTTTCTTGATTACTATGTTGATTTCTCTGCTGCTGTTTTCGGCTCCGATTCTGCTTGTGATTGCCGATACGCTTGTTCCTTCGGCTATACTTTCTgcctcttcgtcttcttctttgatttcttttgaAACGCTGTCGTCCCATTTCAATAACTACGATTTTCGATCTTCCCTCGTCGATATTCCGTTGATTTCCATCATAAGATCAGCTGTCATATTTT GCGTTTACAGCTTCTGTGATGGACGAAGGCTATCACACGGACCGTATTTGGGGATCACAACCATGTGTTCTGTTTTGTCCCTGGTGTTTGTTTCATTGAAGGCTTCGTTCGTGTTTGGGGCTTCCGGTGTGGAGAGGGCAGAGTATGTGAGAGCAACAGATATTGCTTTGTTCGTCTGCTCCCTGGTTTTGGCCGTTGGGCATATTGTGGTGGCATATAGAACAAGTTGCAGAGAAAGAAGGAAGCTTTGGGTGTACAAAATTGACATTGAAGCT GTTTCAGCTTGCAAAAATGGGTTCCCTAGGTACCAGAAGCTTCTGAAAGAAGAAAGAGTGAAGTAA